The Candidatus Krumholzibacteriia bacterium genome contains a region encoding:
- a CDS encoding ATP-binding protein, with product MKRARRHPELPAAKLRWTCAPRQLGFRDTRALPTRPEIYGQPKALAALRLGLEIQSPGYNIFVVGLTGTGKTTTICRLFEELHVTGPVPPDLCYVHNFERPEEPWALQLPAGTGRMLRQDMRDLMEFVRRSLPEVFESEAYQTRHRRTLEVFKERGRAAFKEFEGRVEKEGFRIVQIQMGALTHAELHALVAGEPLPMERLKDMADEGRFGRDELKTLRGKYEKLTVGLQSVLQEGRRIEKELGESLRKLDRHFATLVVRDPLKELQEKYAKLPRLLAYLAAVQEHILDSLAKFARAAQEGSGDEDTGPTPRLREYEVNLVVDHAESKGPPVVIESSPTLRNLFGGVDFVPLRSGGWRSDFTRISAGSLLRAHGGYLVFNLHDVGEPGLWPLLKRTLKNRKAEIHPPESPLIAASALKPEPVTLDVKVVVIGDVLTYSMLHAYDDEFRKIFKVKADFDSSMPRTRRSMQQYARFLATLAESENLLPFDGSGVAGILEFGARFAGRQDRLSTRFSDIADVAREAHYWAKKNRSRTIGVAHVDQALQQRVQRVNLLEERVQRSINEGALLLDLRGKKIGQLNGLTVFDLGDYTFGRPSRLTSEVSMGRSGIINIERESNLSGSTHDKGMLILAGYLRGKYAQQRPLTLSASIAFEQSYGGVDGDSASAAELFALISAIARLPLRQDLAVTGSINQKGEIQPIGGINEKIEGFFDTCKARGLTGTQGVIFPGTNAPELMLRKDVVAAVRAGKFHLHAVRSVDQGLEILTGVKAGRRTKSGYERDTVHGIVDGALTELAEEIKEYVEASDTVSGRPPTQGLADDDEEDGDVLRRRRPRRRR from the coding sequence TTGAAGAGAGCCCGGCGTCACCCCGAGCTGCCTGCCGCCAAGCTGCGCTGGACCTGTGCGCCGCGCCAGCTCGGTTTCCGCGACACCCGCGCGCTCCCGACCCGGCCGGAGATCTACGGCCAGCCCAAGGCCCTGGCGGCGCTGCGCTTGGGACTCGAGATCCAAAGCCCGGGGTACAACATCTTCGTCGTCGGCCTCACGGGCACGGGCAAGACGACGACGATCTGCCGGCTCTTCGAAGAGCTGCACGTGACCGGCCCGGTGCCGCCCGATCTCTGCTACGTCCACAACTTCGAGCGACCGGAAGAGCCGTGGGCCTTGCAACTTCCCGCCGGCACCGGCCGCATGCTGCGCCAGGACATGCGCGACCTGATGGAGTTCGTCCGGCGCAGCCTGCCGGAAGTCTTCGAAAGCGAGGCCTACCAGACGCGCCACCGGCGGACGTTGGAGGTCTTCAAGGAGCGCGGTCGCGCGGCGTTCAAGGAGTTCGAGGGGCGGGTCGAGAAAGAGGGCTTCCGCATCGTGCAGATCCAGATGGGCGCGCTCACCCACGCGGAGCTGCACGCCTTGGTGGCGGGCGAGCCGCTGCCCATGGAGCGGCTCAAGGACATGGCTGACGAGGGCCGCTTCGGCCGCGACGAGCTCAAGACCCTGCGCGGGAAGTACGAGAAGCTCACGGTCGGTCTGCAGAGCGTCTTGCAGGAGGGGCGGCGCATCGAGAAGGAGCTCGGCGAATCGCTGCGCAAGCTGGACCGTCACTTCGCCACCCTCGTCGTCCGCGACCCGCTCAAGGAACTGCAGGAGAAGTATGCCAAGCTGCCGCGCCTGCTCGCCTATCTCGCCGCGGTGCAGGAGCACATCCTCGATTCCCTCGCCAAGTTCGCCCGCGCCGCGCAGGAAGGTTCGGGCGACGAGGACACCGGCCCGACGCCGCGGCTCCGGGAGTACGAGGTGAACCTGGTGGTGGACCACGCGGAGTCCAAGGGCCCGCCGGTGGTCATCGAGTCGTCGCCGACGCTCCGCAACCTCTTCGGTGGCGTGGACTTCGTGCCGCTCCGCAGCGGCGGTTGGCGCTCGGATTTCACCCGCATCAGCGCCGGCAGCCTGCTGCGGGCGCACGGCGGTTACCTGGTCTTCAACTTGCACGACGTCGGTGAGCCCGGCCTGTGGCCGCTGCTCAAGCGCACGCTCAAGAATCGCAAGGCCGAGATCCATCCTCCCGAGTCGCCCTTGATCGCCGCCTCGGCTCTCAAGCCGGAGCCGGTGACCTTGGACGTCAAGGTGGTGGTCATCGGCGACGTCCTCACCTACAGCATGCTGCACGCCTACGACGACGAGTTCCGCAAGATCTTCAAGGTGAAGGCGGACTTCGACTCTTCCATGCCCAGGACGCGGCGCAGCATGCAACAGTACGCCCGCTTTCTCGCCACCCTGGCGGAGAGCGAGAACCTGCTGCCCTTCGATGGGAGCGGCGTCGCCGGCATTCTGGAATTCGGGGCGCGCTTCGCCGGCCGGCAGGACCGGCTCAGCACCCGCTTCAGCGACATCGCCGATGTGGCGCGGGAGGCGCATTACTGGGCGAAGAAGAACCGGAGCCGCACCATCGGTGTGGCGCACGTGGACCAGGCCCTGCAGCAGCGCGTGCAGCGGGTGAACCTGCTGGAAGAGCGGGTGCAGCGCTCCATCAACGAGGGCGCCCTACTCCTGGACCTGCGGGGCAAGAAGATCGGCCAGTTGAACGGCCTCACCGTGTTCGACCTCGGGGACTACACCTTCGGGCGGCCGTCGCGTCTCACCAGCGAGGTCTCCATGGGGAGGTCGGGAATCATCAACATCGAACGGGAATCGAACCTCTCCGGCTCGACCCACGACAAAGGGATGCTCATCCTGGCGGGGTATCTGCGCGGCAAGTACGCCCAGCAACGGCCGCTCACGCTCTCGGCGAGCATCGCTTTCGAGCAGTCCTACGGTGGCGTGGACGGCGACAGCGCCTCGGCGGCGGAGCTCTTCGCCCTGATTTCCGCCATCGCCCGACTGCCGCTCCGGCAGGATCTGGCGGTGACGGGATCCATCAATCAGAAGGGCGAGATCCAGCCCATCGGCGGCATCAACGAGAAGATCGAAGGTTTCTTCGACACCTGCAAGGCGCGGGGGCTCACCGGCACCCAGGGCGTGATCTTCCCGGGGACGAACGCGCCGGAACTCATGCTGCGCAAGGACGTGGTGGCGGCGGTGCGAGCCGGCAAGTTCCACCTCCATGCGGTGCGCAGCGTCGACCAGGGCCTGGAGATCCTCACTGGTGTCAAGGCCGGACGGCGGACGAAGAGCGGGTACGAACGCGACACGGTGCACGGCATCGTGGACGGCGCCCTCACCGAGCTGGCCGAGGAGATCAAGGAATACGTCGAGGCGAGCGACACCGTG
- the smpB gene encoding SsrA-binding protein SmpB has product MGDTNGKAAERGIKIVTTNRKAHYDYHILDRIEAGIALQGTEVKSLRAGRINLKDSYAEFRDGELFLVGAHISPYEQGNRFNHDPERERKLLLHRREILRYGLKAREKGLTIVPLRVYFKDRRVKVELALVKGKKSYDKRAAIAQREAKRDVDRALKEAKQG; this is encoded by the coding sequence GTGGGCGATACGAACGGCAAGGCGGCCGAACGCGGCATCAAGATCGTCACCACCAACCGCAAGGCCCATTACGACTACCACATCCTCGACCGCATCGAGGCCGGCATCGCCCTCCAGGGCACCGAGGTGAAATCGCTCCGGGCCGGGCGGATCAACCTCAAGGACAGCTACGCCGAGTTCCGGGATGGCGAGCTCTTCCTGGTGGGTGCGCACATCAGCCCCTACGAGCAGGGGAACCGCTTCAATCACGACCCGGAGCGGGAGCGCAAGCTCCTCCTCCACCGGCGCGAGATCCTGCGCTACGGGCTGAAGGCGCGGGAGAAGGGGCTCACCATCGTGCCCCTGCGCGTTTACTTCAAGGACCGCCGGGTCAAGGTGGAGCTGGCCTTGGTGAAGGGCAAGAAGTCCTACGACAAGCGCGCCGCCATCGCCCAGCGGGAGGCGAAGCGCGACGTCGATCGCGCCTTGAAGGAGGCGAAGCAGGGATGA